The Deltaproteobacteria bacterium genome includes a region encoding these proteins:
- a CDS encoding enoyl-CoA hydratase/isomerase family protein — protein sequence MADGTIEQTTENGISLIELNHPPVNSYTHEMLRELDDALIKARFDDDTHVIVLTGKGEKFFSAGADINMLGNQTLSYKANFALHGHEVLMRMENTPKLVIAAMNGHAIGGGLEISMAADIRIAKRDGGRVGLAEVNLGVMPGMGGTQRLPRLVGRAKALELCATGKQVAFEEALEMGLVHYIYERDTFLQDVMDYAKQFVPPNKASMAVGKIKRAVHAGIDLSLPEGLAFEREVLTQTFASEDGNEGVAAYLGKRTAKFKGL from the coding sequence ATGGCAGACGGCACGATCGAACAGACCACCGAAAACGGCATCTCCCTCATCGAGCTGAACCACCCGCCGGTCAACTCGTACACCCACGAGATGCTGCGCGAGTTGGACGACGCCCTTATCAAGGCGCGCTTCGACGACGACACCCACGTCATCGTCCTCACCGGCAAGGGCGAGAAGTTTTTCTCGGCCGGGGCCGACATCAACATGCTCGGCAACCAGACCCTGTCCTACAAGGCCAACTTCGCGCTGCACGGCCACGAGGTGCTGATGCGCATGGAGAACACGCCCAAGCTGGTGATCGCGGCCATGAACGGCCACGCCATCGGCGGTGGACTCGAAATCTCCATGGCCGCGGACATTCGCATCGCCAAGAGGGACGGCGGCCGGGTGGGCCTGGCCGAGGTGAACCTCGGGGTCATGCCGGGCATGGGCGGCACCCAGCGCCTTCCGCGCCTGGTGGGCCGGGCCAAGGCCCTGGAGCTGTGCGCCACGGGCAAGCAGGTGGCCTTCGAGGAAGCCCTGGAAATGGGTCTCGTGCATTACATCTACGAGCGCGACACCTTCCTTCAGGACGTCATGGACTACGCCAAGCAGTTCGTGCCGCCCAACAAGGCGAGCATGGCCGTGGGCAAGATCAAGCGCGCGGTGCACGCGGGGATCGACCTCTCCCTGCCCGAGGGGCTGGCGTTCGAGCGCGAGGTGCTCACCCAGACCTTTGCCAGCGAAGACGGCAACGAGGGAGTCGCGGCGTACCTGGGGAAGCGTACGGCCAAGTTCAAGGGCCTGTAG
- a CDS encoding RidA family protein — MRKELSPKSIPDPRPRYTQGILAEGKRLLFIAGQTGVDADNNVVGKGDVAAQTEQVLKNMKAVLDEAGASFADIVKITTYITDPRFRDGLNPARLKYFGDNPPASTLVVVSGLADPDYLVEIEAIAVLPD; from the coding sequence ATGAGAAAAGAACTTTCGCCCAAGAGCATTCCGGATCCCCGGCCGCGCTACACTCAGGGCATCCTGGCGGAAGGCAAGCGCCTGCTCTTCATCGCCGGCCAGACCGGCGTCGACGCCGACAACAACGTCGTCGGCAAGGGCGACGTCGCGGCCCAGACCGAGCAGGTCCTCAAGAACATGAAAGCGGTGCTCGACGAGGCCGGAGCCAGCTTCGCCGACATCGTCAAGATCACCACCTACATCACCGACCCGCGCTTCAGGGACGGCCTGAACCCGGCGCGGCTCAAGTATTTCGGCGACAATCCGCCCGCGAGCACGCTCGTGGTGGTCAGTGGCCTGGCCGACCCGGACTACTTGGTGGAGATCGAGGCGATCGCCGTGCTGCCGGACTGA
- a CDS encoding cupin domain-containing protein: MSNPSARSTKVVRIDEALAELAAVNAEIRHTGCIEGDGFNVGLVSFAATTAADPRQIVHDDKDVVCHVLRGRGRLRAGGEVTPLQAGMLCHIPAGVPHDFAAEEGELVLCYSLITTRP; this comes from the coding sequence GTGTCCAACCCTTCCGCCCGCAGCACCAAGGTCGTGCGTATCGACGAGGCCCTTGCCGAGCTTGCGGCCGTCAACGCGGAGATCCGCCACACGGGCTGCATCGAAGGCGACGGCTTCAACGTGGGACTGGTCTCGTTCGCGGCCACCACGGCGGCGGACCCGCGGCAGATCGTCCACGACGACAAGGACGTGGTGTGCCACGTGCTGCGGGGGCGGGGGCGGCTGCGGGCCGGCGGCGAGGTGACGCCGCTCCAGGCCGGCATGCTGTGCCACATTCCCGCGGGCGTGCCCCACGACTTCGCGGCCGAAGAAGGCGAGCTGGTGCTGTGCTATTCGCTCATCACCACAAGACCCTAG
- a CDS encoding exopolyphosphatase has translation MRLVTRPDFDGIVCGALITAVEDIDSYLFVEPKFMQDGAVDVRAGDVIANLPYHPACTLWFDHHFTNGAAGFDRPVVPGRGAFRLAPSAARVVFEYYSEVPSASETRYRPGLELMRTDRFTALLEDTDKIDGGYLTREDVLRPAGYVLVSMTIYGKDGDEEPYWRRLIALIRDRTLEQVLDDPEVHRRCERVLGLQERLRRQLMEHAELRGNVIYLDLRGAEDLTDANRFLLYTLFPEGNISMKVSRDPQRAGTTAISVGYNIFNTTSTVNVGDLLSHYGGGGHRVVGSCRVPDTDAERAMDAILRHITEAG, from the coding sequence ATGAGGCTCGTGACCCGTCCCGATTTCGACGGCATCGTCTGCGGCGCGCTCATCACCGCGGTCGAGGACATCGACTCCTACCTCTTCGTCGAGCCCAAGTTCATGCAGGACGGCGCCGTCGACGTCCGCGCGGGCGACGTCATCGCCAACCTGCCCTACCACCCGGCGTGCACCCTGTGGTTCGACCATCACTTCACCAACGGGGCCGCGGGCTTCGACCGTCCGGTGGTGCCGGGCCGCGGCGCCTTCCGGCTCGCGCCGAGCGCCGCGCGCGTGGTGTTCGAGTACTACTCGGAGGTGCCGAGCGCATCGGAGACGCGCTACCGCCCGGGCCTCGAACTGATGCGCACCGACCGGTTCACGGCGCTGCTCGAAGACACGGACAAGATCGACGGCGGGTATCTCACGCGCGAGGACGTGCTGCGCCCCGCCGGGTACGTGCTCGTCTCCATGACCATCTACGGCAAGGACGGCGACGAGGAGCCCTACTGGCGCCGGCTGATCGCCCTGATCCGGGACCGCACTTTGGAACAGGTGCTCGACGACCCCGAGGTCCACCGGCGTTGCGAGCGGGTCCTCGGCCTGCAGGAACGGTTGCGGCGGCAACTCATGGAGCACGCCGAGCTTCGCGGCAACGTCATCTATCTCGACCTGCGCGGCGCCGAGGACCTCACCGACGCCAACCGCTTCCTGCTCTACACGCTGTTTCCCGAGGGAAACATCTCCATGAAGGTCTCGCGCGATCCGCAGCGCGCCGGCACCACCGCCATCTCGGTGGGCTACAACATCTTCAACACCACCTCCACGGTCAACGTCGGCGACCTTCTCAGCCACTACGGCGGCGGCGGCCACCGGGTGGTGGGGTCCTGCCGGGTGCCGGACACGGACGCGGAACGCGCCATGGACGCCATCCTGCGCCACATCACGGAGGCCGGGTAG
- the ald gene encoding alanine dehydrogenase: MVIGVPKELKTEENRVALTPAGAAAFIAHGHQVVVERNAGRGSHIANRAYTATGATVVERAREVWERSDLVMKVKEPLSEEFASLRPGLVLFTYLHLAAQPDLTRALCDRGVTALGYETIALEDGSLPLLTPMSEIAGRLSLQVGAWALQAEHGGRGVLLGGASGVRPGKVVVLGAGTVGASACQVAAGMGADVSVLDVNSARLRYIHDILGGRLTTLMSNRANLEEEIVDADLLIGSVLITGDRTPMLLPRDRVRQMKRGAAIVDVSIDQGGFAETSRPTTHRDPIYVEERVVHYCVTNMPALVPHTSTYALTNATLSYGLAIADKGLQRAMRESAALARGLNVHDGRVTHGGVAGALNLPLTPVAEVLSA, from the coding sequence ATGGTCATCGGCGTCCCCAAGGAGTTGAAAACCGAAGAGAATCGAGTGGCGCTGACACCCGCGGGGGCGGCGGCCTTCATCGCCCACGGCCACCAGGTGGTGGTGGAACGCAACGCAGGCAGGGGCAGCCACATCGCCAACCGCGCCTACACCGCCACCGGCGCCACCGTGGTGGAGCGGGCGCGCGAAGTGTGGGAACGGTCCGACCTCGTGATGAAGGTCAAGGAGCCCCTGAGCGAGGAGTTCGCCTCCCTGAGACCGGGACTGGTGCTGTTCACCTACCTCCACCTGGCGGCGCAGCCCGATTTGACCCGGGCCCTGTGCGACCGGGGCGTCACCGCCCTGGGCTACGAGACCATCGCGCTGGAGGACGGCTCGCTGCCCTTGCTGACGCCCATGAGCGAGATCGCCGGGCGCCTGTCGCTCCAGGTGGGGGCATGGGCCCTTCAGGCCGAGCACGGCGGACGCGGCGTGCTCCTGGGCGGCGCCTCGGGGGTGCGGCCGGGCAAGGTGGTGGTGCTCGGAGCCGGCACCGTGGGAGCTTCCGCGTGCCAGGTGGCCGCGGGCATGGGCGCCGACGTGAGCGTGCTGGACGTGAATTCGGCGCGGTTGCGCTACATCCACGACATCCTGGGCGGGCGGCTCACCACCCTCATGTCCAACCGCGCCAACCTGGAGGAGGAGATCGTGGACGCCGACCTGCTCATCGGCTCGGTGCTCATCACCGGGGACCGCACGCCCATGCTCCTGCCGCGCGACCGGGTGCGGCAGATGAAGCGCGGCGCGGCCATCGTGGACGTGTCCATCGACCAGGGAGGGTTCGCCGAGACCTCGCGGCCCACGACCCACCGGGACCCCATTTACGTCGAGGAGAGGGTGGTGCACTACTGCGTCACCAACATGCCGGCGCTGGTGCCCCACACCTCCACCTATGCGCTGACCAACGCCACCCTGTCCTACGGCCTGGCCATCGCCGACAAGGGGCTTCAGCGGGCGATGCGGGAAAGCGCCGCGCTGGCCCGGGGCCTCAACGTCCATGACGGGCGGGTGACCCACGGCGGCGTCGCCGGCGCCCTGAACCTGCCGCTGACCCCGGTGGCCGAGGTGCTCAGCGCATGA
- the folD gene encoding bifunctional methylenetetrahydrofolate dehydrogenase/methenyltetrahydrofolate cyclohydrolase FolD, translating to MIIDGKAVAQQVRDEVRVAAQRLRNDHGVVPGLGVVLVGDDPASRVYVRNKEKACAEVGIRSVEHLLPASVSEHELLDLIASLNEDPAIHGILVQLPLPEQIASARILEAVSPAKDVDGFHPVNQGLLLSGGEGFRPCTPLGIMRMLDSVGCPLKGRNAVVVGRSNIVGKPVALMLLERHATVTLCHSRTADLAGEVGRADVVVAAVGKTHAIRGEWIKPGAVVIDVGINRLPDGKLAGDVEFDAARERASWISPVPGGVGPMTICMLLSNTLLSAQRSVA from the coding sequence ATGATCATCGACGGCAAGGCGGTGGCGCAGCAGGTGCGCGACGAGGTGCGGGTAGCCGCCCAGCGGCTCAGGAACGACCACGGCGTCGTACCCGGTCTGGGCGTGGTGCTGGTCGGAGACGATCCGGCGTCGCGGGTGTACGTGCGCAACAAGGAGAAGGCGTGTGCGGAGGTGGGCATCCGCTCGGTGGAGCATCTGCTGCCGGCGTCGGTGTCGGAGCACGAGTTGCTGGACCTGATCGCCAGTCTCAACGAGGATCCGGCCATCCACGGCATCCTCGTGCAACTGCCGCTGCCGGAACAGATCGCCAGCGCGCGCATTCTCGAGGCCGTGTCGCCGGCCAAGGACGTGGACGGGTTTCACCCGGTGAACCAGGGATTGCTCCTTTCCGGCGGCGAGGGCTTCAGGCCGTGCACCCCGCTGGGGATCATGCGCATGCTGGACTCGGTCGGTTGCCCGCTCAAGGGCAGGAACGCGGTGGTGGTGGGGCGCAGCAACATCGTCGGCAAGCCCGTGGCGCTGATGCTGCTGGAGCGGCACGCCACGGTCACGCTCTGTCATTCGCGCACCGCGGATCTCGCGGGCGAAGTGGGCCGGGCGGACGTGGTGGTGGCGGCCGTGGGCAAGACCCACGCCATCCGCGGCGAGTGGATCAAACCCGGCGCCGTGGTCATCGACGTGGGCATCAACCGGTTGCCTGACGGGAAGCTCGCGGGCGACGTGGAGTTCGACGCCGCGCGGGAGCGCGCATCGTGGATCTCGCCCGTGCCCGGAGGCGTCGGCCCCATGACCATCTGCATGCTCTTGTCCAACACGCTGCTGTCGGCGCAGCGTTCCGTCGCGTAG
- the gcvT gene encoding glycine cleavage system aminomethyltransferase GcvT yields MVEEAQGKQLRRTPLHERHKALGARMVGFAGWEMPVQYRGIQAEHAAVRSGAGLFDVSHMGELEVTGAGASRFCQRVTTNDVTRLQPSQAQYTLLLNERAGVIDDLVIFRLEEARYLLCVNASRADVDFEWLADHADDDVTVENVSDAYALLALQGPAAAGILQPLTAAELSTLKPFQFVNGDVSGIPCMISRTGYTGEDGFELYCAAGDGAALWDTLTAAGDVEPAGLGARDTLRLEKGYSLYGHELDETTTPLEARLGWVTKLDKGPFIGSEVLARKEPLVRRLAGLMMEEAGIARQGYPIWREGREVGRITSGTLSPTLGKAIALGYVAPESAAADTEVEVEIRRRRVRARIVRVPFVR; encoded by the coding sequence ATGGTGGAAGAGGCGCAGGGCAAACAACTCCGCAGGACGCCGTTGCATGAGCGGCACAAGGCGCTGGGCGCGCGCATGGTGGGGTTCGCCGGATGGGAGATGCCGGTCCAGTACCGGGGCATCCAGGCCGAGCACGCGGCAGTGCGCTCCGGGGCCGGGCTCTTCGACGTGAGCCACATGGGAGAGTTGGAGGTGACGGGCGCCGGCGCTTCGCGGTTCTGCCAGCGGGTCACCACCAACGACGTCACGCGCCTGCAGCCGTCACAGGCTCAGTACACGCTGTTGCTGAACGAGCGCGCGGGCGTGATCGACGACCTGGTGATCTTCCGTCTGGAGGAGGCACGTTACCTGCTGTGCGTGAACGCCTCCCGCGCGGACGTCGATTTCGAGTGGCTGGCGGATCACGCGGACGACGACGTGACCGTGGAAAACGTCAGCGACGCCTATGCGTTGCTGGCGCTTCAGGGGCCCGCCGCCGCGGGAATCCTGCAACCGTTGACCGCGGCGGAGCTGTCGACGCTCAAGCCGTTCCAATTCGTGAATGGGGACGTGAGCGGAATCCCCTGCATGATTTCACGCACCGGGTACACCGGGGAGGACGGGTTCGAGCTCTATTGCGCTGCGGGAGACGGCGCCGCGCTTTGGGACACCCTCACGGCGGCGGGCGACGTGGAGCCGGCCGGCCTGGGCGCGCGCGACACCCTCCGCCTGGAGAAGGGCTACTCGCTCTACGGCCATGAACTCGACGAGACCACGACGCCGTTGGAGGCCCGGCTCGGCTGGGTCACCAAGCTCGACAAGGGGCCGTTCATCGGCTCCGAGGTGTTGGCGCGGAAGGAGCCGCTTGTGCGGCGCTTGGCCGGGCTGATGATGGAAGAGGCGGGCATTGCCCGCCAAGGCTACCCGATATGGCGCGAAGGGCGCGAAGTGGGGCGCATCACCAGCGGCACTCTGTCGCCGACCCTGGGCAAGGCCATCGCGCTGGGTTACGTCGCGCCGGAGTCCGCGGCGGCGGACACCGAGGTGGAGGTGGAAATCCGCCGCAGGCGGGTGCGCGCCCGCATCGTCCGCGTGCCGTTCGTCCGGTAG
- the gcvH gene encoding glycine cleavage system protein GcvH, producing the protein MEYPKGLRYSREHEWVLVEDADGAVIGISDFAQNELGDVVYVEAPAMGETISKDDPFGAVESVKAVSDLYAPVSGTVVEVNDALTDTPELVNEDPYGEGWIIKVTMSDVSELDDLLTHEEYKEHCEGQPDDDDGGA; encoded by the coding sequence ATGGAGTACCCCAAGGGTCTGCGGTATTCGAGGGAGCACGAGTGGGTGCTGGTGGAGGACGCGGACGGCGCCGTCATCGGCATATCCGATTTCGCCCAGAACGAACTGGGAGACGTGGTGTACGTGGAGGCCCCGGCGATGGGGGAGACCATCAGCAAGGACGATCCGTTCGGCGCGGTGGAGTCCGTGAAAGCGGTGTCGGACCTCTACGCGCCGGTGAGCGGCACCGTGGTCGAGGTCAACGATGCGCTGACGGACACCCCGGAGCTTGTCAACGAGGACCCCTACGGCGAGGGGTGGATCATCAAGGTGACCATGTCGGACGTCAGCGAGCTCGACGACCTCTTGACCCATGAGGAGTACAAGGAGCACTGCGAAGGGCAGCCGGATGACGACGACGGCGGCGCTTGA
- the gcvP gene encoding aminomethyl-transferring glycine dehydrogenase, with product MDPTDHRNSFRELFSSRHIGPGAAEVREMLAVLGLDSLEDLVRRAVPENIRFPDTLDLPEPLTEEQLLRAARAVAADNRPARSYLGVGYYDCYTPAVILRNILENPGWYTAYTPYQPEISQGRLEALLNFQTMVTDLTAMEIANASMLDEGTAAAEAVFLALNAEKQGRRKLFVCEDVFPQTVEVVGTRARPIGVELTSGSAGADLPADAFAAVIQYPAASGAIPDLDGFLRRCRAGGLMGIVATDLLSLCLLAPPGEMGADVVVGSAQRFGVPMGFGGPHAGFLATRERYKRMMPGRLVGVSRDAHGERALRLALQTREQHIRREKATSNICTAQVLLAVMASMYAVYHGPAGLRNIAERVHRHTSFLARRLRAAGFSLAADSFFDTLRVDAGPERAGAIQRAAAERGINLGRPSEGQLHVALDETTAAEDLGELLEAFGAPAADEDLAAAVAREASVHLPDACVRRSGYLEAEAFNRHHSETQMLRYMAELQAKDLSLAQSMIPLGSCTMKLNATAEMIPVTWPEFARMHPFAPADQTQGYRRLITQLEEWLAAITGFAAVSVQPNAGSQGEYSGLLVIREHHAANGQGGRDVCLIPSSAHGTNPASAVLAGMRVVVVDCDEDGNIDLDDLRAKADRFGGELGALMVTYPSTHGVFEEGITEICRIVHERGGQVYLDGANLNALVGLCQPGRIGPDVCHLNLHKTFCIPHGGGGPGVGPLAVAEHLRGYLPTHGVAPECGPAGGITAVSSAPWGSAGILPISWAYIAMMGAAGLTRATQVAVLNANYIAHRLSSGYRILYRGKNGMVAHECIVDVRPFKASADIAVEDVAKRLMDYGFHAPTMSWPVAGTLMIEPTESESREELDRFCDAMLAIREEIREIETGAADASDNVLKNAPHSASHLLSDDWPHPYSRDKAAFPLEWVRQRKFWVPVGRVDNAYGDRNLVCTCAPVAAYA from the coding sequence GTGGACCCGACAGATCACAGGAATTCGTTTCGGGAGCTGTTTTCGTCACGGCACATCGGTCCCGGTGCGGCGGAAGTGCGGGAGATGCTGGCCGTCCTGGGCCTCGATTCCCTCGAGGACCTCGTGCGGCGGGCCGTGCCCGAGAACATCCGCTTCCCGGATACCCTGGACTTGCCCGAGCCCCTGACCGAAGAGCAGCTTCTGCGCGCGGCGCGCGCCGTCGCCGCCGACAACCGGCCCGCCCGCTCCTACCTCGGGGTGGGCTACTACGACTGCTACACGCCCGCCGTCATCCTCCGGAACATCCTCGAGAATCCGGGCTGGTACACCGCCTACACGCCGTACCAGCCGGAAATCTCCCAGGGGCGCCTGGAGGCGCTGCTGAACTTCCAGACCATGGTCACCGACCTCACGGCCATGGAAATCGCCAATGCCTCCATGCTTGACGAGGGAACGGCGGCCGCCGAGGCCGTGTTCCTGGCGTTGAACGCCGAGAAGCAGGGGCGGCGGAAGCTCTTCGTGTGCGAGGACGTCTTCCCCCAGACCGTGGAGGTGGTGGGCACGCGCGCGCGCCCCATCGGGGTGGAGCTGACGAGCGGCAGCGCCGGCGCCGATCTTCCGGCGGACGCGTTCGCCGCCGTCATCCAGTATCCGGCGGCGAGCGGCGCCATCCCGGACCTCGACGGGTTCCTTCGGCGGTGCCGGGCCGGCGGGCTGATGGGCATCGTCGCCACCGACCTCCTGAGCCTTTGCCTGCTCGCGCCGCCGGGGGAAATGGGCGCCGACGTGGTGGTCGGCAGCGCCCAGCGTTTCGGCGTGCCCATGGGCTTCGGCGGTCCCCATGCCGGCTTCCTCGCCACCCGCGAGCGCTACAAGCGCATGATGCCGGGCCGCCTGGTGGGGGTGTCCCGGGACGCCCACGGCGAACGCGCGCTGCGGCTGGCATTGCAGACCCGCGAGCAGCACATCCGGCGCGAGAAGGCCACCAGCAACATCTGCACCGCCCAGGTGCTGCTGGCGGTCATGGCGTCCATGTACGCGGTCTATCACGGCCCGGCGGGGCTCAGGAACATCGCCGAGCGGGTGCACCGCCACACGTCGTTCCTGGCACGGCGGCTCCGCGCCGCCGGCTTTTCCCTGGCCGCCGATAGCTTCTTCGACACGCTGCGCGTCGATGCCGGCCCGGAACGCGCGGGCGCGATCCAGCGCGCGGCGGCGGAGCGCGGCATCAATCTCGGACGGCCCTCGGAGGGACAGTTGCACGTGGCTCTGGACGAGACCACCGCGGCGGAGGACCTCGGCGAGCTGCTGGAAGCGTTCGGTGCGCCGGCGGCGGATGAAGACCTGGCGGCGGCCGTTGCGCGGGAAGCGAGCGTGCACCTGCCCGACGCGTGCGTGCGCAGGAGCGGTTACCTGGAAGCCGAAGCGTTCAACCGCCACCATTCCGAGACCCAGATGCTGCGCTACATGGCGGAGCTCCAGGCCAAGGACCTCAGTCTGGCCCAGTCCATGATCCCGCTGGGTTCGTGCACCATGAAGCTCAACGCCACCGCCGAGATGATCCCCGTGACCTGGCCCGAGTTCGCCCGCATGCATCCCTTCGCGCCCGCGGACCAGACCCAAGGCTACCGGCGCCTCATCACCCAGTTGGAGGAGTGGCTCGCGGCCATCACGGGCTTCGCTGCGGTGTCGGTGCAGCCCAACGCCGGCTCCCAGGGAGAGTACTCGGGCCTGCTGGTGATTCGGGAGCACCACGCCGCCAACGGCCAGGGCGGACGCGACGTGTGCCTCATCCCCAGCTCCGCCCACGGCACCAATCCCGCCAGCGCGGTGCTGGCGGGCATGCGCGTGGTGGTGGTGGACTGCGACGAGGACGGCAACATCGACCTGGACGACCTGCGCGCCAAGGCCGACCGCTTCGGCGGCGAGCTCGGCGCCCTGATGGTCACCTATCCGTCCACCCATGGGGTTTTCGAGGAAGGGATTACCGAGATCTGCCGCATCGTCCACGAGCGCGGCGGACAGGTCTACCTGGACGGCGCCAACCTGAACGCGCTGGTGGGGTTGTGCCAACCGGGACGCATCGGTCCGGACGTCTGCCACCTGAACCTGCACAAGACCTTCTGCATCCCCCATGGCGGCGGCGGCCCGGGGGTCGGGCCGCTGGCCGTGGCGGAGCACCTCCGGGGGTATCTCCCTACCCACGGTGTCGCGCCCGAATGCGGCCCGGCGGGCGGCATCACGGCGGTGTCGTCGGCCCCTTGGGGCAGCGCCGGCATCCTGCCGATATCCTGGGCGTACATCGCCATGATGGGCGCCGCCGGCCTCACCCGCGCCACCCAGGTGGCGGTGCTCAACGCCAACTACATCGCGCACCGGCTGTCGTCCGGTTACCGCATCCTCTACCGCGGCAAGAACGGCATGGTGGCGCACGAGTGCATCGTCGACGTACGCCCGTTCAAGGCGTCGGCCGACATCGCCGTGGAGGACGTGGCCAAGCGGCTCATGGACTACGGCTTCCACGCGCCCACCATGTCCTGGCCCGTGGCCGGTACGCTGATGATCGAGCCCACCGAGAGCGAGTCGCGCGAGGAGCTGGACCGCTTCTGCGACGCCATGCTGGCCATCCGCGAGGAGATCCGCGAGATCGAGACCGGCGCCGCGGACGCGTCGGACAACGTGCTCAAGAACGCGCCTCACAGTGCCTCGCACCTCTTGTCGGACGACTGGCCGCACCCGTATTCGCGAGACAAGGCGGCGTTCCCGTTGGAGTGGGTGCGGCAGCGCAAGTTCTGGGTTCCGGTGGGACGGGTGGACAACGCCTACGGCGACCGCAACCTGGTGTGCACCTGCGCGCCCGTGGCCGCGTACGCGTAG
- the tatA gene encoding twin-arginine translocase TatA/TatE family subunit, whose protein sequence is MFGLGIWELLIILVIILVLFSRRLPELGQGLGKGIKSFRKSLHEPDEIDVTAAEKGEGDGSKKD, encoded by the coding sequence ATGTTTGGCTTGGGTATATGGGAACTGCTGATCATCCTGGTGATCATCCTGGTTCTCTTCAGCCGCAGGCTGCCGGAGCTGGGCCAGGGTCTCGGCAAGGGGATCAAGAGCTTCCGCAAGTCGCTCCACGAGCCGGACGAGATCGACGTCACCGCCGCCGAGAAGGGTGAGGGCGACGGTTCCAAGAAAGACTGA
- a CDS encoding zinc-ribbon domain-containing protein, with translation MIIRCPNCSTTYKVDGSVFDAPKPSFRCSRCKHVFSVHVRLQLDEERSDAEPEAAGDAPETDPTPSAPDPAGDTAGAGHETAAGPQLAEEDASPGALREEPDEDAGSLDDDAIEEAGVEDVENADVTALAPAGDPPPPALEEEAVEEFDTDDTGARDPELPYPEFDVDPEEASSPDEPQVLTFDQEGGSDAMDAGPDRPRPDFEIDDDFLIPPKREAPPPPLPDTKGSVVPFVSLIGLILFAAGLVTLIHMINPQPLDGLLRRIPWYGAAVFDSKHYQSTLVFESLVSGVRPVLNQTEVFVVSGKLVNRNDQSMRQIQIEAQLFDAEGKQVGRQVTFVGNAISPKILEDMSLREISLLQSLKPQSAYHIPPNGSADFTIVFPKPEAAVASFSCRVLAADGGGAA, from the coding sequence ATGATCATTCGCTGTCCGAACTGTTCCACGACGTACAAGGTCGACGGCAGCGTCTTCGACGCGCCCAAGCCGAGTTTCCGCTGTTCCCGCTGCAAGCACGTCTTCAGCGTGCACGTGCGCCTGCAGTTGGACGAAGAGCGGTCGGACGCGGAGCCCGAAGCCGCCGGCGACGCGCCGGAAACGGATCCCACCCCAAGCGCGCCGGACCCGGCCGGCGACACGGCGGGGGCCGGGCATGAAACCGCCGCCGGCCCCCAACTCGCCGAAGAGGACGCATCCCCCGGAGCCCTGCGGGAGGAACCCGACGAAGACGCCGGCTCCCTGGACGACGATGCCATCGAGGAAGCAGGTGTCGAGGACGTGGAGAACGCAGACGTTACGGCGCTGGCGCCGGCCGGCGACCCGCCGCCCCCGGCCCTTGAGGAGGAAGCCGTCGAGGAATTCGACACGGACGACACCGGGGCGCGCGACCCCGAGCTCCCCTACCCGGAGTTCGACGTCGATCCCGAGGAGGCCTCTTCGCCGGACGAACCCCAGGTTCTCACGTTCGACCAGGAGGGCGGCTCCGACGCCATGGACGCGGGACCCGACCGCCCGCGACCGGACTTCGAGATCGACGACGATTTCCTGATCCCGCCCAAACGGGAAGCACCCCCGCCGCCCCTGCCCGACACCAAAGGCTCCGTGGTGCCTTTCGTGAGTCTCATCGGACTCATCCTGTTCGCCGCGGGCCTGGTGACGCTGATCCACATGATCAACCCCCAGCCGCTGGACGGTCTGCTGCGGCGGATACCCTGGTACGGCGCGGCCGTATTCGACAGCAAGCACTACCAAAGCACGCTGGTATTCGAATCGCTGGTGTCCGGCGTCCGGCCGGTCCTGAACCAGACGGAGGTCTTCGTGGTCTCCGGCAAGCTGGTCAACCGGAACGACCAGAGCATGCGTCAGATTCAGATCGAGGCTCAGCTTTTCGATGCGGAAGGGAAACAGGTGGGAAGGCAGGTGACTTTCGTGGGTAACGCCATTTCACCCAAGATCCTCGAGGACATGAGCCTGCGAGAGATCTCGCTGCTACAGAGCCTCAAGCCTCAAAGCGCTTACCACATCCCGCCCAACGGATCGGCGGACTTCACGATCGTCTTTCCCAAGCCAGAGGCGGCGGTGGCATCCTTCAGTTGCCGGGTGCTCGCGGCCGACGGCGGCGGCGCCGCCTAG